In one Balaenoptera musculus isolate JJ_BM4_2016_0621 chromosome 20, mBalMus1.pri.v3, whole genome shotgun sequence genomic region, the following are encoded:
- the C20H17orf113 gene encoding transmembrane protein C17orf113 homolog, which translates to MVPPGKKPAGEASNSNKKCKRYFNEHWKEEFTWLDFDYERKLMFCLECRQALVRNKHGKAENAFTVGTDNFQRHALLRHVTSGAHRQALAVNRGRPTFEGQAEGGGTCPGLATTPSFRGVKVEANPAKVAMLTTVYCMAKEDVPDDRCSALLELQRFNLCQALLGMEHGDYYSPRRVRDMQVAIASVLHTEACQRLKASPYVGLVLDETRDWPESHNLALFATSVSPCDGQPATTFLGSVELQEGEATAGQLLDILQAFGVSASKLAWLSSSLPSDRLGSVGPQLQAACPLLMELHCLPGRTDPKPPAYLGEYESVLDALFRLHGGPSSHVVPELRAALDLAAIDLAGPRPVPWASLLPVVEAVAEAWPCLVPTLEASAPASPTTRALALALRQFTFVAFTHLLLDALPSVQKLALVLQPQEPDLALLQPLVTAAAASLQAQRSSAGARLQGFLQELATSSPDLGRGRCTYRGVELVGYSEAAVQGLERLRGAFLDSMRRGLRDSYPGPSLDAVAALAAIFDPRLYPQAPEELGAHGEGALRVLLRAFAPAVVRQRALGDFALFKRVVCSLGRLGPRALCAKLACARSELHELFPDFAALASLALALPAGAGLLDKVGRSRELRWWGPGGAGEGRGGPAVKIAVDGPPLREFDFALAVEFLESGWGEGLLGSQLT; encoded by the exons ATGGTGCCCCCGGGGAAGAAACCAGCCGGAGAGGCTTCCAACTCCAATAAGAAGTGCAAGCGTTACTTCAACGAGCACTGGAAAGAGGAGTTCACCTGGCTGGACTTTGACTACGAGCGGAAGCTGATGTTTTGCCTCGAGTGCCGCCAGGCCCTGGTGCGCAACAAGCACGGCAAAGCGGAGAATGCCTTCACTGTGGGCACCGACAACTTCCAGCGCCACGCCCTGCTGCGCCACGTGACCTCGGGGGCCCACCGCCAGGCTCTGGCCGTCAACCGGGGCCGGCCCACTTTTGAGGGCCAGGCTGAGGGTGGAGGGACCTGTCCGGGCCTGGCGACCACCCCCAGCTTCAGGGGTGTCAAGGTGGAAGCGAACCCGGCCAAGGTGGCCATGCTGACCACAGTGTACTGCATGGCCAAGGAGGACGTGCCTGACGACCGCTGCTCTGCCCTGCTCGAGCTGCAGAGGTTCAACCTGTGCCAGGCGCTGCTGGGCATGGAGCACGGCGATTACTACAGTCCCAGGAGGGTGAGGGACATGCAG GTGGCCATTGCCAGTGTCTTGCACACAGAGGCCTGCCAACGCCTGAAGGCATCCCCGTATGTGGGCCTGGTGTTGGATGAGACCCGGGACTGGCCTGAGTCCCACAATCTGGCCTTGTTTGCCACTTCGGTGTCCCCCTGCGATGGCCAGCCTGCCACCACCTTCCTGGGCAGTGTGGAGCTACAGGAAGGCGAGGCCACCGCTGGCCAACTCCTGGACATTCTGCAGGCTTTCGGCGTGTCTGCATCCAAGCTGGCCTGGCTCAGCTCAAGCCTCCCCAGTGACCGCCTGGGGAGCGTGGGCCCGCAGCTCCAGGCCGCCTGCCCACTGCTCATGGAGCTACACTGCCTCCCCGGCCGGACAGATCCCAAGCCCCCTGCCTACCTAGGTGAATATGAGAGTGTGCTGGATGCCCTATTCCGCCTCCACGGTGGCCCCAGTTCCCACGTGGTCCCTGAGCTCCGGGCGGCACTGGACCTTGCAGCTATTGACTTGGCAGGACCACGGCCAGTGCCCTGGGCCTCCCTGCTGCCTGTGGTGGAAGCAGTGGCTGAGGCTTGGCCTTGCCTGGTGCCCACACTGGAGGCCTCTGCCCCAGCCTCACCTACAACCAGGGCACTGGCCCTCGCCCTGCGCCAGTTCACCTTTGTGGCCTTCACCCACCTCCTGCTGGATGCTCTGCCGTCCGTGCAGAAGCTCGCCCTTGTCCTGCAGCCACAAGAGCCGGACTTGGCCTTGCTGCAGCCGCTGGTGACGGCAGCTGCAGCCTCCCTCCAAGCGCAGCGCAGCTCAGCTGGGGCGCGTCTCCAGGGCTTCCTGCAGGAACTGGCAACCTCCAGCCCTGACTTGGGCCGTGGCCGCTGCACCTACCGCGGTGTGGAGCTGGTGGGCTACTCCGAGGCTGCGGTCCAGGGCTTGGAGCGGCTGCGGGGGGCCTTCCTGGACTCCATGCGGAGGGGGCTGCGGGACTCCTACCCCGGGCCCTCGCTGGACGCCGTGGCCGCCTTGGCGGCGATCTTCGACCCCCGCCTCTACCCGCAGGCACCCGAGGAGCTGGGCGCGCACGGCGAGGGGGCGCTGCGCGTCCTGTTGCGCGCCTTCGCCCCCGCCGTGGTGCGCCAGCGGGCGCTGGGCGACTTCGCGCTCTTCAAGCGCGTGGTGTGCAGCCTGGGGCGGCTGGGCCCGCGGGCCCTGTGCGCCAAGCTGGCGTGCGCGCGCTCTGAACTGCACGAGCTCTTCCCCGACTTCGCCGCCCTCGCCTCCCTGGCCTTGGCGCTGCCCGCGGGCGCCGGCCTCCTGGACAAGGTCGGCCGCAGCCGGGAGCTGCGGTGGTGGGgaccgggcggggcgggggaaggCCGGGGCGGCCCCGCGGTGAAGATCGCGGTGGATGGGCCGCCGCTGCGCGAGTTTGACTTTGCGCTGGCTGTGGAGTTCCTAGAGAGTGGGTGGGGCGAGGGGCTCCTGGGCTCGCAGCTCACGTGA